In Prunus dulcis plastid, complete genome, one DNA window encodes the following:
- the rbcL gene encoding ribulose-1,5-bisphosphate carboxylase/oxygenase large subunit, with amino-acid sequence MSPQTETKASVGFKAGVKDYKLTYYTPDYETKDTDILAAFRVTPQPGVPPEEAGAAVAAESSTGTWTTVWTDGLTSLDRYKGRCYHIEPVAGEESQFIAYVAYPLDLFEEGSVTNMFTSIVGNVFGFKALRALRLEDLRIPPAYVKTFQGPPHGIQVERDKLNKYGRPLLGCTIKPKLGLSAKNYGRAVYECLRGGLDFTKDDENVNSQPFMRWRDRFLFCAEAIYKAQAETGEIKGHYLNATAGTCEEMIKRAVFARELGVPIVMHDYLTGGFTANTSLAHYCRDNGLLLHIHRAMHAVIDRQKNHGMHFRVLAKALRMSGGDHIHAGTVVGKLEGEREITLGFVDLLRDDFVEKDRSRGIYFTQDWVSMPGVLPVASGGIHVWHMPALTEIFGDDSVLQFGGGTLGHPWGNAPGAVANRVALEACVQARNEGRDLAREGNEIIREASKWSPELAAACEIWKEIKFEFQAMDTL; translated from the coding sequence ATGTCACCACAAACAGAGACTAAAGCAAGTGTTGGATTCAAAGCTGGTGTTAAAGATTATAAATTGACTTATTATACTCCTGACTATGAAACCAAAGATACTGATATCTTGGCAGCATTTCGAGTAACTCCTCAACCTGGAGTTCCACCTGAAGAAGCAGGGGCAGCGGTAGCTGCTGAATCTTCTACTGGTACATGGACAACTGTATGGACTGACGGGCTTACTAGTCTTGATCGTTACAAAGGTCGATGCTACCACATCGAGCCCGTTGCTGGAGAAGAAAGTCAATTTATTGCTTATGTAGCTTACCCCTTAGACCTTTTTGAAGAGGGTTCTGTTACTAACATGTTTACTTCCATTGTAGGTAATGTGTTTGGGTTCAAGGCCCTGCGCGCTCTACGTCTGGAGGATTTGCGAATCCCTCCTGCTTATGTTAAAACTTTCCAAGGCCCGCCTCATGGGATCCAAGTTGAGAGAGATAAATTGAACAAGTATGGCCGCCCCCTATTGGGATGTACTATTAAACCTAAATTGGGGTTATCCGCTAAGAATTACGGTAGAGCAGTTTATGAATGTCTCCGCGGTGGACTTGATTTTACCAAAGATGATGAGAATGTTAATTCCCAACCATTTATGCGTTGGAGAGACCGTTTCTTATTTTGTGCCGAAGCAATTTATAAAGCACAGGCTGAAACAGGTGAAATCAAAGGGCATTACTTGAACGCTACTGCAGGTACATGCGAAGAGATGATCAAAAGAGCTGTATTTGCCAGAGAATTGGGGGTTCCTATCGTAATGCATGATTACTTAACAGGGGGATTCACTGCAAATACTAGCTTGGCTCATTATTGCCGAGATAATGGTTTACTTCTTCACATCCACCGTGCAATGCATGCAGTTATTGATAGACAGAAGAATCATGGTATGCACTTTCGTGTACTAGCTAAAGCGTTACGTATGTCTGGTGGAGATCATATACACGCTGGTACCGTAGTAGGTAAACTTGAGGGGGAAAGGGAGATCACTTTAGGCTTTGTTGATTTACTACGTGATGATTTTGTTGAAAAAGATCGAAGCCGCGGTATTTATTTCACTCAAGATTGGGTCTCTATGCCAGGTGTTTTGCCTGTAGCTTCAGGGGGTATTCACGTTTGGCATATGCCTGCTCTGACCGAGATCTTTGGAGATGATTCTGTACTACAATTTGGCGGCGGAACTTTAGGGCACCCTTGGGGAAATGCACCTGGTGCCGTAGCTAATCGAGTAGCTCTAGAAGCATGTGTACAAGCTCGTAATGAGGGACGTGATCTTGCTCGTGAGGGTAATGAAATTATTCGCGAGGCTAGTAAATGGAGTCCTGAACTAGCTGCTGCTTGTGAAATATGGAAGGAGATCAAATTTGAATTCCAAGCAATGGATACTTTGTAA
- the rpl20 gene encoding ribosomal protein L20 translates to MTRIKRGYIARRRRTKIRLFASTFRGAHSRLTRTITQQKIRALVSAHRDRGRQKRDFRRLWITRINAVIRDNKVYFSYSKLIHNLYKRQLLLNRKILAQIAILNKSCLYMISNEIIK, encoded by the coding sequence ATGACCAGAATTAAACGAGGGTATATAGCTCGAAGACGTAGAACAAAAATCCGTTTATTTGCATCAACCTTTCGAGGGGCTCATTCAAGACTTACTCGTACTATTACTCAACAGAAAATAAGAGCCTTGGTTTCGGCTCATCGGGATAGAGGTAGACAAAAGAGAGATTTTCGTCGTTTGTGGATCACTCGGATAAATGCAGTAATTCGCGATAATAAAGTATACTTTAGTTATAGCAAATTAATACACAATCTGTACAAGAGACAGTTGCTTCTTAATCGTAAAATACTTGCACAAATAGCTATATTAAATAAGAGTTGTCTTTATATGATTTCCAACGAGATCATAAAATAA
- the ycf4 gene encoding photosystem I assembly protein Ycf4, protein MSRRSERIWIELIAGSRKTSNFCWAFILFLGSLGFLLVGTSSYFGRNFISLFPSQQIIFFPQGIVMSFYGIAGLFISSYLWCTISWNVGSGYDRFDIKEGVVCIFRWGFPGKNRRIFLRFLMKDIQSIRIEIKEGIYARRVLYMEIKGQGAIPLTRTDENLTPREIEQKAAELAYFLRVPIEVF, encoded by the coding sequence ATGAGTCGGCGATCAGAACGTATATGGATAGAACTTATAGCAGGGTCTCGAAAAACAAGTAATTTCTGCTGGGCCTTTATTCTTTTTTTAGGTTCATTAGGGTTTTTATTGGTTGGAACGTCCAGTTATTTTGGTAGGAATTTTATATCTTTATTTCCTTCTCAGCAAATAATTTTTTTTCCACAAGGGATCGTGATGTCTTTCTATGGGATCGCAGGTCTTTTTATTAGCTCTTATTTGTGGTGCACAATTTCGTGGAATGTAGGTAGTGGTTATGATCGATTCGATATAAAAGAGGGCGTAGTGTGTATTTTTCGTTGGGGATTTCCTGGAAAAAATCGTCGCATATTCCTCCGATTCCTTATGAAAGACATTCAGTCCATCAGAATAGAAATTAAAGAAGGTATTTATGCTCGTCGTGTCCTTTATATGGAAATCAAAGGCCAGGGGGCCATTCCCTTGACTCGTACTGATGAGAATTTGACTCCACGAGAAATTGAGCAAAAAGCTGCTGAATTGGCCTATTTCTTGCGTGTACCAATTGAAGTATTTTGA
- the petA gene encoding cytochrome f encodes MQTKNTFSWIKKEITRYISVSLMIYIITQAPLSNAYPIFAQQGYENPREATGRIVCANCHLANKPVDIEVPQAVLPDTVFEAVVRIPYDLQLKQVLANGKKGALNVGAVLILPEGFELAPPDRILPEIKEKIGNLSFQSYRPTKKNILVIGPVPGQKYSEITFPILSPDPATKKDVHFLKYPIYVGGNRGRGQIYPDGSKSNNNVYNATAAGIVSKIIRKEKGGYEITIAGASDGRQVVDIIPPGPELLVSEGESIQLDQPLTSNPNVGGFGQGDAEIVLQDPLRVQGLLLFLASVILAQIFLVLKKKQFEKVQLSEMNF; translated from the coding sequence ATGCAAACTAAAAATACCTTTTCTTGGATAAAGAAAGAGATTACTCGATACATTTCCGTATCGCTCATGATATATATAATAACCCAAGCACCCCTTTCAAATGCATATCCCATTTTTGCACAGCAGGGTTATGAAAATCCACGAGAAGCGACTGGCCGTATTGTATGTGCCAATTGCCATTTAGCTAATAAACCCGTGGATATCGAGGTTCCACAAGCGGTACTTCCTGATACTGTATTTGAAGCAGTTGTTCGAATTCCTTATGATCTGCAACTGAAACAAGTTCTTGCTAATGGTAAAAAAGGAGCTTTGAATGTAGGGGCTGTTCTTATTTTACCCGAGGGGTTTGAATTAGCCCCTCCCGATCGTATTTTGCCCGAGATTAAAGAAAAGATAGGAAATCTGTCTTTTCAGAGCTATCGCCCCACTAAAAAAAATATTCTTGTGATAGGTCCTGTTCCTGGTCAGAAATATAGTGAAATCACCTTTCCTATTCTTTCCCCGGACCCCGCTACTAAGAAAGATGTTCACTTCTTAAAATATCCCATATACGTAGGCGGGAACAGGGGAAGGGGTCAGATTTATCCCGACGGGAGCAAGAGTAACAATAATGTTTATAATGCTACAGCAGCAGGTATAGTAAGCAAAATCATACGAAAAGAAAAAGGGGGGTACGAAATAACCATAGCGGGTGCATCGGATGGACGTCAAGTGGTTGATATTATCCCTCCAGGACCGGAACTTCTTGTTTCAGAGGGCGAATCCATCCAACTTGATCAACCATTAACGAGTAATCCTAATGTGGGTGGATTTGGTCAGGGGGATGCGGAAATAGTACTTCAAGATCCATTACGTGTCCAAGGTCTTTTGCTATTCTTGGCATCTGTTATTTTGGCACAAATCTTTTTGGTTCTTAAAAAGAAACAGTTTGAGAAGGTTCAATTGTCCGAAATGAATTTCTAG
- the petL gene encoding cytochrome b6/f complex subunit VI, giving the protein MPTITSYFGFLLAALTITSALFIGLSKIRLI; this is encoded by the coding sequence ATGCCTACTATAACCAGTTATTTTGGTTTTCTACTAGCAGCTTTGACTATCACCTCAGCTCTATTTATCGGTCTGAGCAAGATACGACTTATTTGA
- the accD gene encoding acetyl-CoA carboxylase carboxyltransferase beta subunit gives MEKWRFHSMLFNGELEYRCRLSKSMDSLGPFENTSVSEDPIINDMDKDILNCNDKSNYSNVDHLVSDRYIRNFISADTFFVRDSNRDSYSIYFDIENKNFDIDNDRSFLSELKSSFYSYQTSSYINNAPKSNDTRHDRYVYDTNSHYIWNNHINSCIDSYLRSQICIDSYILSNSDNYSDSYIYSYICSESVNSSKSESSSIKTSTDGSDFTISSNNLNVTQKYRHLWIQCENCYGLNYKKFLKLKMNICEQCGCHLKMSSFDRIELSIDPGTWDPMNEDMVSLDPIEFHSEEEPYKNRIDSYQKNTGLTEAVQTGTGQLNGIPVAIGVMDFQFMGGSMGSVVGEKITRLAEYATNQFLPLIIVCASGGARMQEGSLSLMQMAKISSALYDYQSNKKLFYVSILTSPTTGGVTASFGMLGDIIIAEPNAYIAFAGKRVIEQTLNKTVPEDSQVAEYLFHKGLFDPIVPRNPLKGVLGELFRLHAFFPLNQN, from the coding sequence ATGGAAAAATGGCGATTCCATTCGATGTTGTTTAATGGGGAGTTAGAATACAGGTGTAGGCTAAGTAAATCAATGGACAGCCTCGGTCCTTTTGAAAATACCAGTGTAAGTGAAGATCCAATTATAAATGATATGGATAAAGACATTTTAAATTGTAATGACAAGTCTAATTACAGTAATGTTGATCATTTAGTCAGCGACAGATACATTCGGAATTTCATATCTGCTGACACTTTTTTCGTTAGGGATAGTAATAGGGACAGCTATTCCATATATTTTGATATTGAAAATAAAAATTTTGATATTGACAACGACCGTTCTTTTCTAAGTGAACTAAAAAGCTCTTTTTATAGTTATCAGACTTCTAGTTATATAAATAATGCACCTAAAAGTAACGATACTCGCCACGATCGTTACGTGTATGATACTAATTCTCATTATATTTGGAATAATCACATTAATAGTTGCATTGACAGTTATCTTCGTTCTCAAATTTGTATTGATAGTTATATTTTAAGCAATAGTGACAATTACAGTGACAGCTACATTTATAGTTACATTTGTAGCGAAAGCGTAAATAGTAGTAAAAGCGAGAGTTCCAGTATAAAAACTAGCACAGATGGTAGTGATTTTACTATAAGTTCTAATAATTTAAATGTAACTCAAAAATACAGGCATTTGTGGATTCAATGCGAAAATTGTTATGGATTAAATTATAAAAAATTTTTAAAATTAAAAATGAATATTTGTGAACAGTGTGGATGTCATTTGAAAATGAGTAGTTTCGATAGAATCGAACTTTCGATTGATCCCGGTACTTGGGATCCTATGAACGAAGACATGGTCTCTCTGGATCCCATTGAATTTCATTCGGAGGAGGAACCTTATAAAAATCGTATTGATTCTTATCAAAAAAATACAGGATTAACTGAGGCCGTTCAAACAGGCACAGGCCAACTAAATGGTATTCCCGTAGCAATTGGAGTTATGGATTTTCAGTTTATGGGGGGTAGTATGGGATCTGTAGTGGGCGAAAAAATCACACGTTTGGCCGAGTATGCTACCAATCAATTTTTACCTCTTATTATAGTGTGTGCTTCCGGAGGAGCACGCATGCAAGAAGGAAGTTTGAGCTTGATGCAAATGGCTAAAATATCTTCTGCTTTATATGATTATCAATCAAATAAAAAGTTATTTTATGTATCAATCCTTACATCCCCTACCACAGGTGGGGTGACGGCCAGTTTTGGTATGTTGGGAGATATCATTATTGCCGAACCCAATGCTTACATTGCATTTGCGGGTAAAAGAGTAATTGAACAAACATTGAATAAGACAGTACCTGAGGATTCACAAGTGGCTGAATATTTATTCCATAAAGGCTTATTCGATCCAATCGTACCACGTAATCCTTTAAAGGGCGTTCTGGGTGAGTTATTTCGACTACATGCTTTCTTTCCTTTGAATCAAAATTAG
- the rps18 gene encoding ribosomal protein S18 gives MDKSKRILLKSKRSFRRRLPPIQSGDRIDYRNMSLISRFISEQGKILSRRVNRLTLKQQRLITIAIKQARILSLLPFLNNEKQFERSESTRKKKKKIGEE, from the coding sequence ATGGATAAATCCAAGCGAATCCTTCTTAAATCCAAGCGATCTTTTCGTAGGCGTTTGCCTCCGATCCAATCGGGGGATCGAATTGATTATAGAAACATGAGTTTAATTAGTCGATTTATTAGCGAACAAGGAAAAATATTATCTAGACGGGTAAATAGGTTGACCTTAAAACAACAACGATTAATTACTATTGCTATAAAACAAGCTCGTATTTTATCTCTGTTACCTTTTCTTAATAATGAGAAACAATTTGAAAGAAGCGAGTCAACTCGTAAGAAAAAAAAAAAAATTGGAGAAGAATAA
- the psbJ gene encoding photosystem II protein J, with the protein MADTTGRIPLWIIGTVAGILVIGLIGIFFYGSYSGLGSSL; encoded by the coding sequence ATGGCCGATACTACTGGAAGGATTCCTCTTTGGATAATAGGTACTGTAGCGGGTATTCTTGTGATCGGTTTAATCGGTATTTTCTTTTATGGTTCCTATTCTGGATTAGGTTCATCCCTGTAA
- the psbL gene encoding photosystem II protein L, with protein sequence MTQSNPNEQSVELNRTSLYWGLLLIFVLAVLFSNYFFN encoded by the coding sequence ACGACACAATCAAACCCGAACGAACAAAGTGTTGAATTGAATCGTACCAGTCTCTACTGGGGGTTATTACTCATTTTTGTACTTGCTGTTTTATTTTCCAATTATTTCTTTAATTAA
- the atpE gene encoding ATP synthase CF1 epsilon subunit: protein MTLNLCVLTPNRIVWDSEVKEIILSTNSGQIGVLPNHAPVATAVDIGILRIRLNDQWLTMALMGGFARIGNNEITVLVNDAEKGSDIDPQEAQQTLEIAEANLRKAEGKRQTIEANLALRRARTRVEAINVMS from the coding sequence ATGACCTTAAATCTTTGTGTACTGACCCCGAATCGAATTGTTTGGGATTCGGAAGTGAAAGAAATTATTTTATCTACTAATAGTGGACAAATTGGCGTATTACCAAATCACGCGCCTGTTGCCACAGCTGTAGATATCGGTATTTTGAGAATACGCCTTAACGACCAATGGTTAACGATGGCTCTGATGGGTGGTTTTGCTAGAATAGGAAATAATGAGATCACGGTTTTAGTAAATGATGCAGAGAAGGGTAGTGACATTGACCCACAAGAAGCGCAACAAACTCTTGAAATAGCGGAAGCTAACTTGAGGAAAGCTGAAGGCAAGAGACAAACAATTGAGGCAAATCTAGCTCTCAGACGAGCTAGGACACGAGTAGAGGCTATCAATGTGATGTCGTAA
- the petG gene encoding cytochrome b6/f complex subunit V has product MIEVFLFGIVLGLIPITLAGLFVTAYLQYRRGDQLDL; this is encoded by the coding sequence ATGATTGAAGTTTTTCTATTTGGAATCGTCTTAGGTCTAATTCCTATTACTTTGGCCGGATTATTCGTAACTGCATATTTACAATACAGACGTGGTGATCAGTTGGACCTTTGA
- the psaI gene encoding photosystem I subunit VIII, giving the protein MITLNSFPSIFVPLVGLVFPAIAMASLSLYVQKNKIF; this is encoded by the coding sequence ATGATAACTCTCAACAGCTTCCCCTCAATTTTTGTGCCTTTAGTGGGCTTAGTATTTCCGGCAATTGCAATGGCTTCTTTATCTCTTTATGTTCAAAAAAACAAGATTTTTTAG
- the clpP gene encoding Clp protease proteolytic subunit produces the protein MPIGVPRVPFRSPGEEDALWIDVYRLYRERLLFLGQGVDSEISNQLIGLMVYLSIEDDTKDLYLFINSPGGWVIPGVAIYDTMQFVRPDIQTICMGLAASMGSFILVGGEITKRLAFPHARVMIHQPAASFYEAQTGEFILEAEELLKLRETLTRVYAQRTGKPLWVVSEDMERDVFMSAIEAQAHGIVDLVATE, from the exons ATGCCTATTGGTGTTCCGAGAGTACCTTTTCGAAGTCCCGGAGAGGAAGATGCATTGTGGATTGACGTATA CCGACTTTATCGAGAAAGATTACTTTTTTTAGGACAAGGGGTTGATAGCGAGATCTCGAATCAACTTATTGGTCTTATGGTATATCTCAGTATAGAGGATGATACCAAAGATCTTTATTTGTTTATAAACTCTCCTGGCGGATGGGTAATACCCGGAGTGGCTATTTATGATACTATGCAATTTGTGCGACCAGATATACAGACAATATGCATGGGATTAGCCGCTTCAATGGGATCTTTTATTCTGGTCGGAGGAGAAATTACCAAACGTCTAGCATTCCCTCACGCT AGGGTAATGATCCACCAACCTGCTGCCTCTTTTTATGAGGCACAGACGGGAGAATTTATCTTGGAAGCGGAAGAACTACTGAAGCTGCGCGAAACCCTCACAAGGGTTTATGCACAAAGGACAGGCAAACCCTTATGGGTTGTATCCGAAGACATGGAAAGAGATGTTTTTATGTCAGCAATAGAAGCCCAAGCTCATGGAATTGTTGATCTTGTAGCGACTGAATAA
- the psbF gene encoding photosystem II cytochrome b559 beta subunit, giving the protein MTIDRTYPIFTVRWLAVHGLAVPTVSFLGSISAMQFIQR; this is encoded by the coding sequence ATGACTATAGATAGAACCTATCCAATTTTTACAGTGCGATGGTTGGCTGTTCACGGACTAGCTGTACCTACCGTTTCTTTTTTAGGGTCAATATCAGCAATGCAGTTCATCCAACGATAA
- the psaJ gene encoding photosystem I subunit IX, whose translation MRDLKTYLSVAPVVSALWFGSLAGLLIEINRFFPDALIFPFFSF comes from the coding sequence ATGCGAGATCTAAAAACATATCTCTCCGTGGCACCGGTAGTAAGTGCTTTATGGTTCGGGTCTTTGGCAGGTTTATTGATAGAGATCAATCGTTTTTTTCCGGATGCGTTGATATTCCCCTTTTTTTCATTTTAG
- the psbE gene encoding photosystem II cytochrome b559 alpha subunit produces MSGSTGERSFADIITSIRYWVIHSITIPSLFIAGWLFVSTGLAYDVFGSPRPNEYFTESRQGISLITGRFDPLEQLDEFSRSF; encoded by the coding sequence ATGTCTGGAAGCACAGGAGAACGTTCTTTTGCTGATATTATTACCAGTATTCGATACTGGGTCATTCATAGCATTACTATACCTTCCTTATTTATTGCGGGTTGGTTATTCGTCAGCACGGGTTTAGCTTACGATGTATTTGGAAGCCCTCGTCCAAACGAGTATTTTACAGAAAGCCGACAAGGAATTTCATTAATAACTGGCCGTTTTGATCCTTTGGAACAACTCGATGAATTTAGTAGATCTTTTTAG
- the atpB gene encoding ATP synthase CF1 beta subunit, whose protein sequence is MRINPTTSGPGVPALEKKNLGRIAQIIGPVLDVAFPPGKMPNIYNALVVRGRDAVGQQINVTCEVQQLLGNNRVRAVAMSATDGLKRGMEVIDTGAPLSVPVGGATLGRIFNVLGEPVDDLGPVDTRTTSPIHRSAPAFIQLDTKLSIFETGIKVVDLLAPYRRGGKIGLFGGAGVGKTVLIMELINNIAKAHGGVSVFGGVGERTREGNDLYMEMKESGVINEQNIAESKVALVYGQMNEPPGARMRVGLTALTMAEYFRDVNEQDVLLFIDNIFRFVQAGSEVSALLGRMPSAVGYQPTLSTEMGTLQERITSTKEGSITSIQAVYVPADDLTDPAPATTFAHLDATTVLSRGLAAKGIYPAVDPLDSTSTMLQPRIVGEEHYETAQRVKETLQRYKELQDIIAILGLDELSEDDRLTVARARKIERFLSQPFFVAEVFTGSPGKYVGLAETIRGFKLILSGELDGLPEQAFYLVGNIDEATAKATTLGT, encoded by the coding sequence ATGAGAATAAATCCTACTACTTCTGGTCCTGGGGTTCCCGCACTTGAAAAAAAAAACTTGGGGCGTATCGCTCAAATCATTGGTCCGGTACTGGATGTAGCTTTTCCACCGGGCAAAATGCCTAATATTTACAATGCTCTGGTAGTTAGGGGTCGAGATGCTGTTGGTCAACAAATTAATGTGACTTGTGAAGTACAGCAATTATTAGGAAATAATCGAGTTAGAGCTGTAGCTATGAGTGCTACGGATGGTCTAAAGAGAGGAATGGAAGTGATTGACACCGGAGCTCCTCTAAGTGTTCCAGTCGGCGGAGCTACTCTAGGACGAATTTTCAACGTGCTTGGAGAGCCTGTTGATGATTTAGGTCCTGTAGATACTCGCACAACATCTCCTATTCATAGATCTGCGCCTGCCTTTATACAGTTAGATACAAAATTATCTATTTTTGAAACAGGAATTAAAGTAGTAGACCTTTTAGCCCCTTATCGCCGTGGAGGAAAAATAGGACTATTCGGGGGGGCTGGAGTGGGTAAAACAGTACTCATTATGGAATTGATCAACAACATTGCCAAAGCTCATGGGGGTGTATCCGTATTTGGCGGAGTAGGTGAGCGTACTCGTGAAGGAAATGATCTTTACATGGAAATGAAAGAATCTGGAGTAATTAATGAACAAAATATTGCAGAATCAAAAGTGGCTCTAGTCTACGGTCAGATGAATGAACCGCCAGGAGCTCGTATGAGAGTTGGTTTAACCGCCCTAACTATGGCGGAATATTTCCGAGATGTTAATGAACAAGACGTACTTCTATTTATCGACAATATCTTCCGTTTTGTCCAAGCAGGATCCGAAGTATCCGCTTTATTGGGTAGAATGCCCTCCGCTGTGGGTTATCAACCCACCCTTAGTACCGAAATGGGTACTTTACAAGAAAGAATTACTTCTACCAAAGAGGGGTCCATAACTTCTATTCAAGCAGTTTATGTACCTGCGGACGATTTGACCGATCCTGCTCCGGCCACGACATTTGCACATTTAGATGCTACTACCGTACTATCAAGGGGATTAGCTGCCAAAGGTATCTATCCAGCAGTAGATCCTTTAGATTCAACATCAACTATGCTCCAACCTCGGATCGTCGGTGAAGAACATTATGAAACTGCGCAAAGAGTTAAAGAAACTTTACAACGTTACAAAGAACTTCAAGACATTATAGCTATCCTTGGGTTGGACGAATTATCCGAAGACGATCGCTTAACCGTAGCAAGAGCACGAAAAATTGAGCGTTTCTTATCACAACCCTTTTTCGTAGCAGAAGTATTTACCGGTTCCCCAGGAAAATATGTTGGTCTAGCGGAAACGATTAGAGGGTTTAAATTGATCCTTTCTGGAGAATTAGACGGCCTTCCTGAACAGGCCTTTTATTTGGTAGGTAACATCGATGAAGCTACTGCGAAAGCTACGACCTTGGGAACTTAG
- the rpl33 gene encoding ribosomal protein L33, with protein MAKGKDVRVTVILECTSCLRNRVNKESRGISRYITQKNRHNTPGRLELRKFCPCCYKHTIHGEIKK; from the coding sequence ATGGCCAAGGGTAAAGATGTCCGAGTAACAGTTATTTTGGAATGTACCAGTTGTCTTCGAAATCGTGTTAATAAGGAATCAAGGGGCATTTCCAGATATATTACTCAAAAGAATCGACACAATACGCCTGGTCGATTGGAATTGAGAAAATTCTGTCCCTGTTGTTACAAACATACGATTCATGGGGAGATAAAGAAATAG
- the cemA gene encoding chloroplast envelope membrane protein — MAKKKVLISLLYLASIVFLPWWISLSFNKSLESWVTNWWNTRQSEIFLNDIQEKSILKKFIDLEELLRLDEMLKEYPEALLQKPRIEIYKETIQLIKMHNEDRTHTILHFSTNIICFVILSGYSIIGNEELVILNSWVQEFLYNLSDTIKAFSILLLTDLCIGFHSPHGWELMIGSVYKDFGFAHNDQIISGLVSTFPVILDTIFKYWIFRYLNRVSPSLVVIYHSMND; from the coding sequence ATGGCAAAAAAGAAAGTATTAATTTCCCTTCTATATCTTGCATCTATAGTATTTTTGCCTTGGTGGATCTCTCTCTCATTTAATAAAAGTTTGGAATCTTGGGTTACTAATTGGTGGAATACTAGGCAATCCGAAATCTTTTTGAATGATATTCAAGAAAAGAGTATTCTAAAAAAATTCATAGACTTAGAGGAACTCCTACGTTTGGACGAAATGTTAAAGGAATACCCGGAAGCACTTTTACAAAAGCCTCGCATCGAAATCTACAAAGAAACGATCCAATTGATCAAGATGCACAATGAGGATCGCACGCATACAATTTTACACTTCTCGACAAATATAATCTGTTTCGTTATTCTAAGTGGTTATTCTATTATAGGTAATGAAGAACTTGTTATTCTTAACTCTTGGGTTCAAGAATTCCTATATAACTTAAGCGACACAATAAAAGCTTTTTCTATTCTTTTATTAACTGATTTATGTATAGGATTCCATTCGCCCCACGGTTGGGAACTAATGATTGGCTCTGTCTACAAAGATTTTGGATTTGCTCATAATGATCAAATTATATCCGGTCTTGTTTCTACTTTTCCAGTCATTTTAGATACAATTTTTAAATATTGGATCTTTCGTTATTTAAATCGTGTATCTCCTTCACTTGTAGTGATTTATCATTCAATGAATGACTGA